The DNA window AATGTGCAATAACATATCTCCATTTGGTACTAATAACGAGTAAcgtttaatgtattaattaaatacttataaTTGCAGTGCAcgaacatttttattcgaagaaTGTCAACAAGGGCCTCGGCCAGAAAAATATCAGTTACGAATACTCTCAGTTCCGGTGAGCTTAAGTGATGAAAGTGTCATAATTGACACTTCCTACTCAACATGCACGACAGTACAATGAAACTTATTTGTCAGCCCACATTGCCGATAAAGATCTTCGTTCCCTTTGTCccaaagttattttttattagatattcGAACGCTACCTACGCGACGTGTAAAACGAAGTGGGAGAGGGAAGGCCGACAGCGATCAAGTGGTTCAGATCGTTACCACTATCCGCGTTTACTGTCGGTACGTTGGAACGTTTGTTGACGGTCTTCTCTCCGATTCTCGAGCATTGTTTATCAGATATAATCAATTTCCACAAGCATAACTCATTTACcagaaaataaataaccgAAATTATTGTGCGtcttaattaaacgttaaccATGGCGTTCTTGCATCGTGTGGCGTCACATTGCTCTTCGTGTTTTTGTTTACAATGACATAATCGCGAGACGTCAGAAAAAGGATTCAAAAGAAAGGCCATCCTTATATTTTCTAAGATAAGCTGCTCAAAAATAGACCTGCGACGCGTCTGTTATGTTACGCGAAATACTCTGTCGACACGTTCAACGGTCTGACACATGTCGCAAAAATTATTGGGATAAGGAAACTTGTATGAATGTATAAAACATGCCAGGAGGCAGACGAAACATTGTCAGTCGAGCTGGACCAGCTGCCAGATCCAGTAACACCAATTCGGCTAACGCTAACGGGAGAAGTAACAGTGGGGAAAGAGCAAATGGCAATGGCACAGACGACAAACGACTTGACGACGTTTATGGTGGGCGATCTCTGGCACCAAAGCACATTCCTATACCTATGGTACCAGTTGACGGACAGTTAACCTTTGAGGCATTCTCTTTGGTCGTTTCGATCGTTGCAACTTGCCTGCAACTACTTAATCTATATAGGACTGTCTGGTGGCTGCCAAATTCCTACAATAGTTATGCTATGGTACATTGCACTTGTGTTTATTACATATTCCAAactacaatatttaaaaaagataagcACAttgtactaaaaaaatttaagagtACTAAGCTGcatattcttttatatttcagaacttttatttaatagatcCCTACCtgcttatatttatttttactatgaTAGGGCGTAGATTTATTTACACATTACTGTGTCAAATATTTGATGTGTCATTACCAGTTAGATCAGCATTGTCTACAAAAATAGAACTTGCAATGCGAAATGTTATAaggtatttatttaacatgatttattaataatctgtATGCATTGTTTACAGTAATATCTggattttaacattaaaaaaaatttattttttaggtCATCTGTATCAGCAACtgtaaaaagtatattagGCTGGTGCCTGTTGCATATGTTCAATAAATATCATtctatacaaattttttatttatgttgtCCGTGAGTATCTCTACTATAAAAGTACActttcatatatgtatatcgaataaaatcagtaatacatacatataaattttatttgcaataaaaattaaagataagaATACGTTTTTCTTATGATATTATTTGTTCTAGAAGTTTGTTTGTATATTTcatctttgaaataaaaacgcCACCATTTTCTGATTTTTCATTCTTGGGTGGAAAAGAAGAACGAAAAACGAAGTATACATTAGGTAAACATCATTAcacgtattaatttcttaagtcTCGTGATGTGACGTTGTTTCTTCTTGTATTTAGACAAACCTCTGCACAACTGCTCATTAAACGCAGCGGCCATTAGAGCGGAGGTGTCCACTTTGAAAtctgattttaataaacgattaaaacgagctttattttcatcttcTGATAGCGCGTACGTGTGTGTAGTTGCGCCTCTTATTTTTGCACCTCCGTATTTGCATTTCGATGGAGTATGGGTGGCACAacatgcaattttattttggaTGGGAAGGATATGCGCGTACTTTGTTCAGGCTTATCCTTTCAGGTgattatattctttatattatattcttttattaaggCTAAGAGTTAGCCAACTTTAATCATCAAAATAATCAATCAACTTTTAGATACTGCGATGAACTACACAGAGCAGCGATGCATTTAGGCCGGTGggttaaagtaaaaaatcgCAATAATCATATTTATGTTCAACCGTGGAATGATTCAGTATTATGGCCTAATGGATCGATTGTAAGACACAATCGAGAAATTTATCGTTCCGAAGGTTTGTGTACAGCAGCGGAACCGGGTAATTTACTTCACGCAAAATTTTATGTAcgtaattctattttatcaaGAAATAACAGGTactgaatttttaatactaattaaaatatattatacaggtTTTATTCAACACTCGAATAATGCTACTGAGTCCAATAATAGCATTGCAATTATTGTTGGTAAAAATtcaaatgtttattttattaacagtcACCGAATGGTATCAGATATTGTCGATGACATTATTATTAGctgtacatttttatactttattcaaaatgtctagagattttttaatatcctgGAAAGTATACCGTGCTGAACAAATAATTCAAGAGAAATCTCAAACGGTTGTAAATCCAGTTgctcaataaaataaaaaagtgtgatttctgtaatatttattattgcatatatatatatattttctataaaaaaaaattaaggtaagaataaaatcgcatttattataatcaaaccggaaaatacaaatataagtAAATCTACAACACACCGTCAACCGTAGATTAcgcaattgtaattatcgttaattattataattaactaatgtccCCGAAtgtaatgacgcgcgcgaattgggatttaaaagacattaaaaaaaaactccatttataatattttatagatttattgaataaaattgtaatataatatatattaaattcatctTTCGAAAAACAATATGAGAAAGAACTTCAAAGTAgtcaatgtaaaatttaatattttgaagacttaaattaaataatgcaatattaGAAAGTATAATGGGAATATATATGTTAGGAAAACATActctataaatatattctttatatttttgaagCCAGCTTAGATAAAGTCTCTATAAATGCTCTAAAAGGctctaattattaatagaagTGCAATAAAGCTTGAgttttaagataaatttaGCAGCTTTttatgcaattataatttaataagctCGAAAAGATGattaatatgcatatatatatgtgttaatatataattaattctggAAAAGAGTGCGTGTAAATTCTATATAATCCAATGCAGCTGTTATCGGTCGTTCCGATT is part of the Cardiocondyla obscurior isolate alpha-2009 linkage group LG14, Cobs3.1, whole genome shotgun sequence genome and encodes:
- the LOC139107953 gene encoding transmembrane protein 39A isoform X2; the protein is MPGGRRNIVSRAGPAARSSNTNSANANGRSNSGERANGNGTDDKRLDDVYGGRSLAPKHIPIPMVPVDGQLTFEAFSLVVSIVATCLQLLNLYRTVWWLPNSYNSYAMNFYLIDPYLLIFIFTMIGRRFIYTLLCQIFDVSLPVRSALSTKIELAMRNVIRSSVSATVKSILGWCLLHMFNKYHSIQIFYLCCPLFVYFIFEIKTPPFSDFSFLGGKEERKTKYTLDKPLHNCSLNAAAIRAEVSTLKSDFNKRLKRALFSSSDSAYVCVVAPLIFAPPYLHFDGVWVAQHAILFWMGRICAYFVQAYPFRYCDELHRAAMHLGRWVKVKNRNNHIYVQPWNDSVLWPNGSIVRHNREIYRSEGLCTAAEPGNLLHAKFYVLFNTRIMLLSPIIALQLLLVKIQMFILLTVTEWYQILSMTLLLAVHFYTLFKMSRDFLISWKVYRAEQIIQEKSQTVVNPVAQ
- the LOC139107953 gene encoding transmembrane protein 39A isoform X1, with product MPGGRRNIVSRAGPAARSSNTNSANANGRSNSGERANGNGTDDKRLDDVYGGRSLAPKHIPIPMVPVDGQLTFEAFSLVVSIVATCLQLLNLYRTVWWLPNSYNSYAMNFYLIDPYLLIFIFTMIGRRFIYTLLCQIFDVSLPVRSALSTKIELAMRNVIRSSVSATVKSILGWCLLHMFNKYHSIQIFYLCCPSLFVYFIFEIKTPPFSDFSFLGGKEERKTKYTLDKPLHNCSLNAAAIRAEVSTLKSDFNKRLKRALFSSSDSAYVCVVAPLIFAPPYLHFDGVWVAQHAILFWMGRICAYFVQAYPFRYCDELHRAAMHLGRWVKVKNRNNHIYVQPWNDSVLWPNGSIVRHNREIYRSEGLCTAAEPGNLLHAKFYVLFNTRIMLLSPIIALQLLLVKIQMFILLTVTEWYQILSMTLLLAVHFYTLFKMSRDFLISWKVYRAEQIIQEKSQTVVNPVAQ